One genomic region from Rosa rugosa chromosome 1, drRosRugo1.1, whole genome shotgun sequence encodes:
- the LOC133728166 gene encoding uncharacterized protein LOC133728166, giving the protein MDKSWINDDRNTLKYSMGVETFLIFAEENASNPKRIPCPCSRCNFKKKSIKVIRGHLFDYGFSLGYTNWIWHGEPTSSSCASAPIGSPPNPQFCPETVNMCEAASNEGDYDEESYEFNKFVEEAERPLFDNSDHTKLEALAQLHNLKARFSMSDTFFSELLATVESLLPKDNVLPQSLYEAKKTLSNLGLQYEKIHACPNDCILFRKEFSDAITCPKCGVSRWKLKKDKSVKMGQPAKVLWYFPIIPRFKRLYKSASIAEMLTWHEDKRTKDGHMRHPADSPAWKLVDYKWPEFASESRNLRLALSADGINTHSSMSSRYSCWPVILVTYNLPPWLCIKRKFMMLSLLISGPKQPGNDIDIYLEPLINDLRSLWDGVSDVYDAHRKEYFTLRAVLLWTINDFPAYGNLSECTTKGYKACPICGDNTSAMHLPHSRKMSYGCHRKYLPRHHPYRRQKKTFNNEQEFEVAPVPLSGEEVFNRLQRVDYEFGKGKKKKKNSAVDAAAPSCWKKKSIFLNLEYWKSLHVRHALDVMHIEKNVCESVIATLLKMPFKTKDSVAAHLDMVQMGVRVDLGPKIGEKRTYLPAAPYSLSRAEKIKMCKSLLFMKVPDRHSSNIKNLVSMEDLKLYGLKSHDCHMLMQQLLPVAIRSVLPKHVRISIMRLCFFFNALCTKVVDVSKLDKLQSDLVLTLCELEKIFPPSFFDIMVHLTVHLVREVRLCGPVFYRWMYPFERFMKVLKGYVCNRFHPEGCIAESYLGEESVEFCSKFLQQCSSVGVPKGPSKVSGPLSGAKLKSIDEEVRDQAHLHVLFNNAEVDPYRKTHKKIVEQQYEGKKKSKKWLQSEHNRTFADWFQSKVSAELKCTPNNVSHTVRWLAGKPSFTVFTYEAYRYNGAKYFTKQRDNARAVQNSGVSLVAKTMQLSSAKDKNPVESDMTFYGFIEEIWELDYHDFKAPLFLCQWAENEKGIKQDEFGFTLVNFNRQGHRNDKFASAGQVKQVFYVEDPLDADWSVVLTTPNRDYHDSFHDDDLGDTIMEVQPFCVEIPYCEEDENEDDSTYIRANVEGFWVQQFTAAREQ; this is encoded by the exons ATGGATAAATCTTGGATTAATGATGATAGGAACACTTTAAAGTATTCAATGGGTGTTGAAACTTTCTTGAtttttgctgaagaaaatgcTAGCAACCCTAAAAGAATTCCATGCCCTTGCTCAAGATGTAACTTCAAAAAGAAGTCGATTAAAGTCATTAGGGGACACTTGTTTGATTACGGCTTTAGTTTGGGCTATACAAATTGGATTTGGCATGGAGAACCTACTTCGTCCTCCTGTGCTAGTGCACCTATTGGCTCTCCTCCAAACCCTCAGTTTTGTCCTGAAACTGTTAATATGTGTGAAGCTGCCTCTAATGAAGGTGATTATGATGAGGAGTCGTATGAGTTCAATAAGTTTGTCGAGGAAGCAGAAAGACCATTATTTGATAATAGTGACCACACTAAGTTAGAAGCATTAGCGCAACTTCACAATTTGAAAGCTAGGTTTAGTATGAGTGATACTTTTTTTTCTGAGTTACTTGCCACTGTTGAGTCTTTGCTTCCGAAAGATAATGTACTGCCTCAATCTCTATATGAGGCAAAGAAGACTCTCTCCAATTTGGGGTTGCAATATGAGAAAATACATGCATGTCCTAATGACTGCATATTGTTTAGGAAAGAGTTTTCTGATGCAATTACTTGTCCTAAGTGTGGTGTGTCTCGTTGGAAGCTAAAGAAGGATAAATCTGTTAAAATGGGACAACCAGCCAAGGTGTTGTGGTATTTTCCTATAATTCCCAGATTTAAACGCTTGTATAAATCTGCCTCAATTGCTGAAATGCTTACTTGGCATGAAGACAAGCGAACTAAGGATGGACACATGCGCCATCCAGCCGATTCTCCTGCTTGGAAGTTGGTTGATTATAAGTGGCCCGAATTCGCTTCTGAATCAAGAAATCTTAGGTTAGCATTGTCAGCTGATGGTATCAATACACATAGCTCTATGAGTAGTAGATATAGTTGCTGGCCCGTAATATTGGTGACTTATAATCTTCCTCCATGGTTATGCATAAAGAGGAAGTTTATGATGTTATCTCTATTAATTTCTGGTCCAAAACAGCCGGGAAATGATATAGATATCTACTTAGAGCCATTGATTAATGATCTACGATCTTTGTGGGATGGGGTTAGTGATGTCTATGATGCACATAGGAAAGAATACTTCACTCTTAGAGCTGTTTTATTGTGGACCATCAATGATTTCCCCGCATATGGAAACTTATCGGAGTGCACCACAAAAGGGTACAAAGCATGTCCAATCTGTGGTGACAACACTTCTGCTATGCATTTGCCCCATAGTAGAAAAATGTCTTATGGCTGCCACCGTAAGTATTTGCCACGCCATCATCCATATAGGAGGCAGAAGAAGACATTTAATAATGAGCAAGAATTCGAAGTTGCACCAGTACCACTATCCGGAGAGGAAGTGTTCAACAGACTTCAGCGTGTTGACTATGAGTTTGGgaagggaaagaagaagaagaagaactcgGCTGTAGATGCAGCTGCACCTTCTTGTTGGAAGAAAAAgtctatttttttaaatttagagTATTGGAAATCTCTTCATGTTCGCCATGCTCTTGATGTGATGCACATTGAGAAGAATGTTTGCGAAAGTGTGATTGCTACTTTGTTAAAGATGCCTTTCAAAACAAAAGACAGTGTTGCTGCCCACTTAGATATGGTTCAAATGGGTGTAAGAGTTGATTTGGGTCCAAAAATTGGGGAGAAAAGAACATATTTACCTGCTGCCCCATATAGTTTATCGAGGGCGGAGAAGATAAAAATGTGCAAATCTCTTTTGTTTATGAAGGTCCCTGATCGTCATTCATCAAATATCAAAAATCTGGTTTCCATGGAAGATTTGAAATTGTATGGTTTGAAATCTCATGATTGCCACATGTTGATGCAACAATTGCTTCCGGTGGCCATTCGTTCGGTGCTTCCCAAACATGTGAGAATTTCTATAATGAGGCTATGCTTCTTCTTTAATGCTTTGTGCACTAAAGTGGTTGATGTGTCAAAGTTGGATAAGCTTCAATCTGATTTGGTGTTGACTTTGTGTGAGCTAGAGAAGATATTTCCTCCCTCATTTTTCGATATAATGGTACATCTCACTGTGCACCTAGTTAGAGAAGTTCGATTATGCGGCCCTGTTTTTTATAGGTGGATGTACCCTTTTGAACGATTTATGAAAGTACTAAAGGGGTATGTCTGCAATCGTTTTCATCCTGAGGGTTGCATAGCTGAGAGCTACCTTGGAGAAGAATCTGTTGAGTTTTGCTCCAAGTTTTTACAACAATGTAGTTCAGTTGGTGTTCCTAAGGGTCCATCTAAGGTCTCTGGCCCACTTTCGGGTGCGAAGCTGAAGTCAATAGATGAAGAAGTGAGAGACCAGGCACATCTCCATGTGTTGTTCAATAATGCTGAGGTGGATCCATATAGAAA GACACATAAGAAGATTGTGGAGCAGCAATacgaaggaaaaaagaagagcAAAAAGTGGCTACAAAGTGAGCACAATCGCACCTTTGCCGATTGGTTTCAATCCAAGGTGTCAGCTGAACTTAAGTGTACACCAAACAATGTCTCTCATACAGTGAGGTGGCTGGCTGGAAAACCAAGTTTTACAGTTTTTACTTATGAAGCCTATCGATATAATGGAGCTAAATACTTCACAAAGCAGAGAGACAATGCTAGAGCTGTCCAAAATAGTGGGGTGTCCTTAGTGGCTAAGACGATGCAGTTATCGAGTGCCAAGGACAAAAATCCAGTGGAGAGTGATATGACTTTTTATGGGTTTATTGAAGAGATTTGGGAGCTCGATTATCATGATTTCAAAGCTCCCTTGTTTTTGTGTCAATGGGCAGAGAATGAAAAAGGAATTAAACAAGATGAGTTTGGTTTCACATTAGTCAACTTTAATCGGCAAGGCCACAGAAATGATAAATTTGCTTCTGCTGGTCAAGTGAAACAAGTTTTCTACGTTGAAGATCCCCTTGATGCTGACTGGTCCGTTGTGCTAACGACCCCAAACAGAGATTATCATGATTCTTTCCATGACGATGATCTAGGGGACACCATCATGGAAGTACAACCATTCTGTGTAGAAATTCCATATTGTGAGGAAGATGAGAATGAGGATGATTCCACTTACATAAGAGCGAATGTTGAGGGGTTTTGGGTTCAGCAGTTCACCGCTGCAAGAGAACAATAG